One region of Brachybacterium saurashtrense genomic DNA includes:
- the rpsT gene encoding 30S ribosomal protein S20, with protein sequence MANIKSQIKRNATNEKARLRNRAVKSELKTYTRKVKAAVSTGDAEVAGEALKAASRKLDKAVSKGVIHKNQAANRKSGLAKLVAGVAK encoded by the coding sequence GTGGCAAACATCAAGTCCCAGATCAAGCGGAACGCGACGAACGAGAAGGCGCGCCTGCGCAACCGTGCCGTCAAGTCCGAGCTCAAGACCTACACCCGCAAGGTGAAGGCCGCCGTCTCCACCGGCGATGCCGAGGTGGCGGGCGAGGCGCTGAAGGCCGCCTCCCGCAAGCTCGACAAGGCCGTCTCCAAGGGCGTCATCCACAAGAACCAGGCCGCGAACCGCAAGTCCGGTCTCGCGAAGCTGGTCGCGGGCGTCGCCAAGTGA